One region of Thiomonas intermedia genomic DNA includes:
- a CDS encoding FeoA family protein, with product MSTLSEIISLAQLTPGQCAEVVEVDGGRAMTQRMLMLGIRRGTGLCVVQGPSKRGVVVRVGGARIALGRGVTEQIRVQPGAARTGEVA from the coding sequence ATGTCCACCCTCTCTGAGATCATTTCCCTGGCGCAACTCACGCCGGGTCAATGTGCCGAAGTCGTCGAAGTCGACGGCGGGCGTGCCATGACCCAGCGCATGCTCATGCTCGGCATCCGGCGCGGCACCGGGCTGTGCGTGGTGCAGGGGCCGAGCAAGCGCGGCGTGGTCGTGCGCGTCGGCGGGGCGCGCATCGCTCTGGGGCGCGGCGTGACCGAGCAGATTCGCGTGCAGCCTGGGGCCGCACGCACCGGGGAGGTTGCATGA
- a CDS encoding fumarylacetoacetate hydrolase family protein translates to MQTVFPPHSPALLPVVGSAQTYPVRRVYCVGRNYAAHAREMGSDPNREPPFFFCKPGDADAVIAIPAGQTGGIAYPSATQDLHHEIELVVALGKGGSDIPVDQAAGHIYGYAVGLDLTRRDLQGQMKAQGRPWEIGKAFDQSAPVGPITPRQPDAPPMTGAIALTVDGALRQQGRLEQMIWSVDETIARLSTLFALKPGDLIFTGTPDGVGALTRGQVLHGSIDGLAPLQVRIV, encoded by the coding sequence ATGCAGACTGTCTTTCCGCCCCACTCCCCCGCCCTGTTGCCCGTCGTAGGCAGCGCTCAGACCTATCCCGTGCGTCGTGTGTATTGCGTCGGACGCAACTACGCCGCCCACGCCCGCGAGATGGGTTCCGATCCGAACCGCGAGCCGCCCTTCTTCTTCTGCAAGCCCGGCGATGCCGATGCAGTGATCGCTATCCCTGCTGGGCAGACAGGCGGCATTGCCTACCCGAGCGCCACCCAGGATCTGCACCATGAGATCGAACTCGTCGTCGCCCTGGGCAAGGGGGGAAGCGACATCCCGGTGGACCAGGCCGCCGGGCATATCTACGGCTACGCCGTCGGCCTCGACCTGACCCGACGCGATCTGCAGGGACAGATGAAGGCGCAGGGCCGCCCGTGGGAAATCGGCAAGGCCTTCGATCAGTCGGCGCCCGTCGGCCCGATCACCCCGCGTCAACCCGACGCCCCGCCCATGACCGGCGCCATAGCACTGACGGTCGATGGCGCCCTGCGCCAGCAGGGTCGCCTGGAACAGATGATCTGGTCGGTGGATGAAACCATCGCCCGGCTCTCGACCCTGTTCGCCTTGAAGCCCGGCGACCTGATCTTCACCGGCACGCCCGATGGCGTCGGCGCCCTCACCCGCGGCCAGGTGCTGCACGGCTCGATCGACGGCCTGGCGCCGCTTCAGGTGCGCATCGTCTGA